In one Cystobacter fuscus DSM 2262 genomic region, the following are encoded:
- a CDS encoding C40 family peptidase, with protein MPTSHEVKSIAGKWTNTPYEFGGGDGNGIDCSHFVWEVLKEAGYANAPYTQATDIARSPSFSRISPNEVREGDIVHFSGGSDHMGIVVDAKAGTFIGAQSSTGVAPASYVRDYWSGRRPTFYRYVGK; from the coding sequence ATGCCCACCTCGCATGAAGTCAAATCCATCGCCGGCAAGTGGACGAACACGCCTTACGAGTTTGGTGGCGGGGATGGCAATGGCATCGACTGCTCCCACTTCGTCTGGGAAGTCCTCAAGGAAGCGGGGTATGCCAATGCCCCCTACACGCAAGCCACGGACATTGCCCGTTCACCCTCCTTTTCCCGCATCAGTCCAAACGAAGTGAGGGAGGGTGACATCGTGCATTTCAGCGGCGGCAGCGATCACATGGGCATCGTGGTCGACGCGAAGGCGGGCACCTTCATCGGCGCGCAGAGCAGCACGGGCGTTGCCCCGGCGAGTTACGTCCGGGACTACTGGTCTGGACGGCGCCCGACGTTCTACCGATACGTGGGCAAGTGA
- a CDS encoding porin: MAPSCLAPLLSSLLLGQSPAESLASRLKVEGGADVYYGYNSNRPAGGANFLPGTGTTALRDNAFTLNLASLGVSLEPAPVGFHVLVGLGTAVDVVHAAEPEAPGSGPEVWRLLQQASVSYVHGPLALEAGIYPSHIGLEVLPSQGNWTYTRSWMGELSPYYQAGLKGTWTFSKEWSAQLHVLNGWQTIGENNRGKALGTQVAYAGERLSASFNTFIGEEGSGGDAGLRLFGDLVATLRVTEVLSLAATADVGTQRRPGQPAAVWYAAALNGRFQVAGPVAVAARAELFDDRSGLISGTVQRLVEGTLTLEVRPVEHLVLKLEARHDRSRADVFGGPPPRSTQTLVVAGATAFF; encoded by the coding sequence ATGGCTCCTTCTTGCCTCGCGCCCCTGTTGTCGTCCCTGCTGCTCGGTCAGTCTCCGGCCGAGTCCCTCGCCTCGCGCCTGAAGGTGGAGGGCGGGGCGGACGTCTATTACGGCTACAACTCCAACCGCCCGGCCGGTGGCGCCAACTTCCTTCCCGGCACGGGCACCACCGCCCTGCGCGACAACGCCTTCACGCTCAACCTGGCCAGTCTGGGGGTGAGTCTGGAGCCCGCGCCCGTGGGCTTCCATGTCCTGGTGGGCCTGGGCACCGCGGTGGACGTGGTGCACGCCGCCGAGCCCGAGGCCCCCGGCAGCGGTCCCGAGGTGTGGCGGCTGCTCCAGCAGGCGTCCGTGTCCTATGTGCACGGGCCCCTCGCGCTGGAGGCGGGCATCTATCCGAGTCACATCGGCCTGGAGGTGCTGCCCTCGCAGGGAAACTGGACGTACACCCGCTCGTGGATGGGCGAGCTGTCGCCCTACTACCAGGCGGGGCTCAAGGGCACGTGGACGTTCTCGAAGGAGTGGAGCGCGCAGCTCCACGTGCTCAATGGCTGGCAGACCATCGGCGAGAACAACCGTGGCAAGGCCCTGGGCACGCAGGTGGCCTACGCGGGCGAGCGGCTGTCGGCCTCCTTCAACACCTTCATCGGCGAGGAGGGCTCGGGCGGTGACGCGGGTCTGAGGCTCTTCGGCGACCTGGTGGCCACTCTGCGGGTGACGGAGGTGCTGAGCCTCGCGGCCACCGCGGACGTGGGGACCCAGAGGCGCCCCGGCCAGCCCGCCGCCGTCTGGTACGCCGCCGCGCTCAACGGCCGTTTCCAGGTGGCCGGGCCCGTGGCCGTGGCCGCTCGCGCCGAGCTGTTCGATGACCGGAGCGGCCTCATCAGCGGCACCGTCCAGCGGCTCGTGGAGGGCACCCTCACCCTCGAGGTGCGGCCCGTGGAGCACCTCGTCCTCAAGCTGGAGGCGCGGCACGACCGTTCCCGTGCGGATGTCTTTGGCGGCCCTCCGCCACGTTCCACCCAGACCCTCGTGGTGGCCGGAGCCACCGCGTTTTTCTAG
- a CDS encoding DUF4145 domain-containing protein codes for MTTLDGGQYWCDLLPDSVTAMWTAALGSMGSGRYTLIAPAARTLIERVARDLLGESGNPGESLRALKDAGFITHRLRRQLQVVVEVGNAVLHRGLELEEAEARLILGLIETLLRVSYFPEARVEALRSAIPPRR; via the coding sequence ATGACGACTCTCGACGGTGGCCAGTACTGGTGCGATCTCCTGCCCGACTCCGTGACGGCAATGTGGACTGCGGCTCTGGGCTCCATGGGGTCGGGCCGCTATACGCTGATCGCTCCCGCTGCACGAACCCTCATCGAGCGGGTTGCTCGAGATCTGCTTGGCGAGAGCGGCAACCCGGGCGAGTCACTCCGTGCCCTCAAGGACGCGGGGTTCATCACCCACCGCCTTCGGCGGCAGCTTCAGGTCGTGGTGGAGGTGGGGAACGCCGTATTGCATCGCGGACTGGAACTGGAGGAGGCCGAGGCTCGGCTCATCTTGGGTCTCATCGAGACCCTGCTGCGCGTCTCATACTTTCCAGAGGCACGGGTGGAAGCCTTGAGGTCCGCCATTCCCCCACGCCGATGA
- a CDS encoding DJ-1/PfpI family protein: MNQTQPPPLQIGMLLYPDFTLLDLTGPQGVLGLHGKTHLLWKTLDAVSTDTGISLNPTTTFGDCPDDLDILFVPGGFGTPQAMEDPEILRFLANRAARARYVTSVCSGSLLLGAAGLLRGYKSTSHWAVHELLPMFGAEAVQARVVVDRNRISGGGVTAGIDFGLVLLAQLLGEDAAKSTQLMLEYDPQPPFDSGTPKTAEPRIVKQVLDFLEPLNQQMLRGAQAALRATST; the protein is encoded by the coding sequence ATGAATCAGACACAACCGCCGCCGCTCCAGATTGGAATGCTGCTCTACCCGGACTTCACGCTCCTGGACCTGACCGGTCCCCAGGGCGTGCTGGGCCTGCATGGGAAGACCCACCTCCTCTGGAAGACGCTCGACGCGGTTTCCACCGACACGGGGATCAGCCTCAACCCGACCACGACCTTCGGTGACTGCCCGGACGACCTGGACATCCTGTTCGTGCCGGGTGGGTTCGGCACGCCGCAGGCCATGGAGGACCCGGAGATTCTCCGCTTCCTCGCGAACCGGGCGGCACGAGCCCGATACGTGACGTCCGTGTGCTCGGGGTCGCTCCTCCTGGGGGCGGCGGGTCTGCTCCGGGGGTACAAGTCCACGTCGCACTGGGCCGTGCACGAACTGCTTCCGATGTTTGGAGCGGAAGCGGTCCAGGCGCGCGTCGTGGTCGACCGCAACCGGATCTCCGGCGGAGGGGTGACGGCGGGGATCGATTTCGGGCTGGTGCTCCTGGCGCAACTTCTCGGGGAGGATGCCGCGAAGAGCACGCAGCTCATGCTGGAGTACGACCCACAGCCTCCCTTCGATTCGGGCACGCCCAAGACCGCCGAGCCCCGCATCGTGAAGCAGGTCCTGGACTTCCTCGAGCCGTTGAACCAGCAGATGCTGCGAGGCGCTCAGGCCGCACTCCGCGCGACGAGCACCTGA
- the kdpF gene encoding K(+)-transporting ATPase subunit F, whose product MTFDYVAGAVLAVLLTVYLVYALLRPERF is encoded by the coding sequence ATGACCTTCGATTACGTCGCCGGTGCCGTGCTCGCGGTGCTGCTCACCGTCTATCTCGTCTACGCCCTGCTGCGGCCCGAGCGCTTCTAG